A stretch of the Aphis gossypii isolate Hap1 chromosome 2, ASM2018417v2, whole genome shotgun sequence genome encodes the following:
- the LOC114125379 gene encoding uncharacterized protein LOC114125379: MDYKLKIKTDPQLLDLFKKIKKSKVDIPTHVSECFSVKMLDLEAFKWFSENLKKIDGPPLHTLITEESIVLPSPPIVESSPEYKEKMRKLEQRLKNKEYDAMTKNVDFRRVRLPEDTISYQIKQINRQLIAVLQFVISTAAGFLFGFLGIELMLSTTFDLGFKLLLGIICALIIALAEIYFLAKKLAEDYEPLDTSGKVHQD; encoded by the exons atggattataaattaaaaataaaaactgatccCCAATTGTTGgatctgtttaaaaaaattaaaaagtctaAAGTTGATATTCCTACTCATGTCAGCGAATGTTTTTCTGTTAAAATGTTAGACCTAGAAGCCTTTAAGTGGTTTagtgaaaatttgaaaaaaattgatggtCCCCCTTTACACACATTAATTACTGAAGAAAGTATAGTTTTACCTAGTCCACCAATTGTGGAGTCAAGTCCGGAgtacaaagaaaaaatgagAAAGTTAGAGCAACGTCTAAAGAACAAAGAATATGATGCTATGACAAAAAATGTAGATTTTCGAAGAGTTAGATTACCTGAAGATACAATTTCTTATCAaa tTAAACAAATCAATAGACAGTTAATAGCAGTTCTCCAATTTGTAATTTCAACTGCCGCTGGTTTTCTATTTGGATTTTTGGGTATTGAATTGATGCTAAGTACAACTTTTGATTTGggatttaagttattattgggAATCATATGTGCTTTAATTATAGCATTAGctgaaatttactttttagccAAAAAATTAGCTGAGGACTATGAACCATTAGATACAAGTGGCAAAGTTCATCaagattaa
- the LOC114125380 gene encoding biogenesis of lysosome-related organelles complex 1 subunit 5-like, with amino-acid sequence MTDIFKDLSDIWDRLFSHRPFLQGEIKYFLSEFDKKSYRADEENLNKIGELISDLKDKKIERFLQSSGENLFLLNSAINEALNLSQEILDQENNIISEEDLKIKKELHERRQKELETFKSDLKTRYESIDNDIEDKVEAIKIHFEEDLNKLIADNQ; translated from the exons ATGACTGACATTTTTAAAG atttgaGTGATATTTGGGATAGGCTGTTTAGCCACCGTCCGTTCTTACAAGgagaaataaagtattttttatcagaATTTGAT AAAAAATCATATAGAGCAGATGAAGAAAATCTAAACAAAATCGGTGAACTTATTAGTGATTTAAAAGATAAGAAAATTGAAAGATTTTTGCAGTCAAGtggtgaaaatttatttttattaaattctgcCATTAATGAAGCTTTGAATTTGAGTCAAGAAATTTTAgatcaagaaaataatataatttca GAAGAagacttgaaaattaaaaaagaattgcATGAAAGACGTCAAAAAGAATTGGAAACTTTTAAGTCCGATCTGAAAACTAGATATGAAAGTATAGATAATGATATTGAAGATAAGGTAGaagcaattaaaatacattttgaagaagatttaaataaacttattgctgataatcagtaa